In a single window of the Gossypium hirsutum isolate 1008001.06 chromosome A13, Gossypium_hirsutum_v2.1, whole genome shotgun sequence genome:
- the LOC107913543 gene encoding chromatin remodeling protein SHL isoform X3, producing MAKAKAPRRPLESCTIKHINKTINAGDCVLMRPADQSNPQYVARIERIDADARGGNVKVLARWYYRPEESIGGRRQFHGSKELFLSDHYDVQSADTIEGKCTVHSFKSYTKLDAVGNDDFFCRFEYNSSTGAFNPDRVAVDWFHPACIEMTAEEAKRLDHFFCETCSSEGKKKLRNSHAASRPSDTKVFPIPRPSIHFRWIQNDAGGDKKVHKS from the exons ATGGCCAAAGCTAAAGCTCCGAGGAGACCTCTAGAGTCTTGCACAATCAAACACATCAATAAAACAATTAACG CTGGGGATTGCGTGTTGATGCGACCAGCGGACCAGTCAAACCCTCAATACGTGGCGAGAATCGAACGGATCGATGCGGACGCACGTGGAGGAAACGTTAAGGTTCTCGCAAGGTGGTACTACAGGCCGGAGGAGTCGATCGGAGGGCGGAGACAGTTCCATGGATCTAAAGAGCTTTTCTTGTCTGATCATTACGATGTGCAAAGCGCTGATACTATCGAAGGGAAGTGCACAGTCCATAGCTTCAAGAGCTATACGAAGCTCGACGCCGTTGGAAACGATGACTTCTTCTGTCGTTTCGAATATAATTCCTCCACCGGTGCTTTCAATCCCGATCGCGTCGCCGT TGACTG GTTTCATCCTGCTTGTATAGAAATGACAGCAGAGGAGGCTAAAAGACTTGACCACTTCTTTTGTGAAACTTGTTCTTCTGAAGGTAAGAAAAAGTTGCGGAATTCCCATGCTGCTTCCAGACCCTCGGATACAAAGGTCTTCCCGATTCCTCGCCCTTCCATTCATTTTCG GTGGATACAAAACGACGCCGGAGGTGACAAAAAGGTACATAAAAGCTAG
- the LOC107913543 gene encoding chromatin remodeling protein SHL isoform X1 produces the protein MAKAKAPRRPLESCTIKHINKTINAGDCVLMRPADQSNPQYVARIERIDADARGGNVKVLARWYYRPEESIGGRRQFHGSKELFLSDHYDVQSADTIEGKCTVHSFKSYTKLDAVGNDDFFCRFEYNSSTGAFNPDRVAVYCKCEMPYNPDDLMVQCEDCSDWFHPACIEMTAEEAKRLDHFFCETCSSEGKKKLRNSHAASRPSDTKVFPIPRPSIHFRWIQNDAGGDKKVHKS, from the exons ATGGCCAAAGCTAAAGCTCCGAGGAGACCTCTAGAGTCTTGCACAATCAAACACATCAATAAAACAATTAACG CTGGGGATTGCGTGTTGATGCGACCAGCGGACCAGTCAAACCCTCAATACGTGGCGAGAATCGAACGGATCGATGCGGACGCACGTGGAGGAAACGTTAAGGTTCTCGCAAGGTGGTACTACAGGCCGGAGGAGTCGATCGGAGGGCGGAGACAGTTCCATGGATCTAAAGAGCTTTTCTTGTCTGATCATTACGATGTGCAAAGCGCTGATACTATCGAAGGGAAGTGCACAGTCCATAGCTTCAAGAGCTATACGAAGCTCGACGCCGTTGGAAACGATGACTTCTTCTGTCGTTTCGAATATAATTCCTCCACCGGTGCTTTCAATCCCGATCGCGTCGCCGT TTATTGCAAATGTGAAATGCCTTACAATCCTGATGACCTAATGGTTCAGTGTGAAGATTGCAGTGACTG GTTTCATCCTGCTTGTATAGAAATGACAGCAGAGGAGGCTAAAAGACTTGACCACTTCTTTTGTGAAACTTGTTCTTCTGAAGGTAAGAAAAAGTTGCGGAATTCCCATGCTGCTTCCAGACCCTCGGATACAAAGGTCTTCCCGATTCCTCGCCCTTCCATTCATTTTCG GTGGATACAAAACGACGCCGGAGGTGACAAAAAGGTACATAAAAGCTAG
- the LOC107913543 gene encoding chromatin remodeling protein SHL isoform X4: MAKAKAPRRPLESCTIKHINKTINAGDCVLMRPADQSNPQYVARIERIDADARGGNVKVLARWYYRPEESIGGRRQFHGSKELFLSDHYDVQSADTIEGKCTVHSFKSYTKLDAVGNDDFFCRFEYNSSTGAFNPDRVAVDWFHPACIEMTAEEAKRLDHFFCETCSSEGKKKLRNSHAASRPSDTKVDTKRRRR; this comes from the exons ATGGCCAAAGCTAAAGCTCCGAGGAGACCTCTAGAGTCTTGCACAATCAAACACATCAATAAAACAATTAACG CTGGGGATTGCGTGTTGATGCGACCAGCGGACCAGTCAAACCCTCAATACGTGGCGAGAATCGAACGGATCGATGCGGACGCACGTGGAGGAAACGTTAAGGTTCTCGCAAGGTGGTACTACAGGCCGGAGGAGTCGATCGGAGGGCGGAGACAGTTCCATGGATCTAAAGAGCTTTTCTTGTCTGATCATTACGATGTGCAAAGCGCTGATACTATCGAAGGGAAGTGCACAGTCCATAGCTTCAAGAGCTATACGAAGCTCGACGCCGTTGGAAACGATGACTTCTTCTGTCGTTTCGAATATAATTCCTCCACCGGTGCTTTCAATCCCGATCGCGTCGCCGT TGACTG GTTTCATCCTGCTTGTATAGAAATGACAGCAGAGGAGGCTAAAAGACTTGACCACTTCTTTTGTGAAACTTGTTCTTCTGAAGGTAAGAAAAAGTTGCGGAATTCCCATGCTGCTTCCAGACCCTCGGATACAAAG GTGGATACAAAACGACGCCGGAGGTGA
- the LOC107913543 gene encoding chromatin remodeling protein SHL isoform X2: MAKAKAPRRPLESCTIKHINKTINAGDCVLMRPADQSNPQYVARIERIDADARGGNVKVLARWYYRPEESIGGRRQFHGSKELFLSDHYDVQSADTIEGKCTVHSFKSYTKLDAVGNDDFFCRFEYNSSTGAFNPDRVAVYCKCEMPYNPDDLMVQCEDCSDWFHPACIEMTAEEAKRLDHFFCETCSSEGKKKLRNSHAASRPSDTKVDTKRRRR, from the exons ATGGCCAAAGCTAAAGCTCCGAGGAGACCTCTAGAGTCTTGCACAATCAAACACATCAATAAAACAATTAACG CTGGGGATTGCGTGTTGATGCGACCAGCGGACCAGTCAAACCCTCAATACGTGGCGAGAATCGAACGGATCGATGCGGACGCACGTGGAGGAAACGTTAAGGTTCTCGCAAGGTGGTACTACAGGCCGGAGGAGTCGATCGGAGGGCGGAGACAGTTCCATGGATCTAAAGAGCTTTTCTTGTCTGATCATTACGATGTGCAAAGCGCTGATACTATCGAAGGGAAGTGCACAGTCCATAGCTTCAAGAGCTATACGAAGCTCGACGCCGTTGGAAACGATGACTTCTTCTGTCGTTTCGAATATAATTCCTCCACCGGTGCTTTCAATCCCGATCGCGTCGCCGT TTATTGCAAATGTGAAATGCCTTACAATCCTGATGACCTAATGGTTCAGTGTGAAGATTGCAGTGACTG GTTTCATCCTGCTTGTATAGAAATGACAGCAGAGGAGGCTAAAAGACTTGACCACTTCTTTTGTGAAACTTGTTCTTCTGAAGGTAAGAAAAAGTTGCGGAATTCCCATGCTGCTTCCAGACCCTCGGATACAAAG GTGGATACAAAACGACGCCGGAGGTGA
- the LOC107913543 gene encoding chromatin remodeling protein SHL isoform X6 has product MAKAKAPRRPLESCTIKHINKTINAGDCVLMRPADQSNPQYVARIERIDADARGGNVKVLARWYYRPEESIGGRRQFHGSKELFLSDHYDVQSADTIEGKCTVHSFKSYTKLDAVGNDDFFCRFEYNSSTGAFNPDRVAVYCKCEMPYNPDDLMVQCEDCSDWSLKNWNWYYFSCHFQLEQKWLKKF; this is encoded by the exons ATGGCCAAAGCTAAAGCTCCGAGGAGACCTCTAGAGTCTTGCACAATCAAACACATCAATAAAACAATTAACG CTGGGGATTGCGTGTTGATGCGACCAGCGGACCAGTCAAACCCTCAATACGTGGCGAGAATCGAACGGATCGATGCGGACGCACGTGGAGGAAACGTTAAGGTTCTCGCAAGGTGGTACTACAGGCCGGAGGAGTCGATCGGAGGGCGGAGACAGTTCCATGGATCTAAAGAGCTTTTCTTGTCTGATCATTACGATGTGCAAAGCGCTGATACTATCGAAGGGAAGTGCACAGTCCATAGCTTCAAGAGCTATACGAAGCTCGACGCCGTTGGAAACGATGACTTCTTCTGTCGTTTCGAATATAATTCCTCCACCGGTGCTTTCAATCCCGATCGCGTCGCCGT TTATTGCAAATGTGAAATGCCTTACAATCCTGATGACCTAATGGTTCAGTGTGAAGATTGCAGTGACTG GTCGTTGAAGAATTGGAACTGGTATTATTTTAGCTGCCACTTTCAATTGGAGCAAAAATGGTTAAAGAAGTTCTAA
- the LOC107913543 gene encoding chromatin remodeling protein SHL isoform X5 produces the protein MAKAKAPRRPLESCTIKHINKTINAGDCVLMRPADQSNPQYVARIERIDADARGGNVKVLARWYYRPEESIGGRRQFHGSKELFLSDHYDVQSADTIEGKCTVHSFKSYTKLDAVGNDDFFCRFEYNSSTGAFNPDRVAVYCKCEMPYNPDDLMVQCEDCSDCRSLKNWNWYYFSCHFQLEQKWLKKF, from the exons ATGGCCAAAGCTAAAGCTCCGAGGAGACCTCTAGAGTCTTGCACAATCAAACACATCAATAAAACAATTAACG CTGGGGATTGCGTGTTGATGCGACCAGCGGACCAGTCAAACCCTCAATACGTGGCGAGAATCGAACGGATCGATGCGGACGCACGTGGAGGAAACGTTAAGGTTCTCGCAAGGTGGTACTACAGGCCGGAGGAGTCGATCGGAGGGCGGAGACAGTTCCATGGATCTAAAGAGCTTTTCTTGTCTGATCATTACGATGTGCAAAGCGCTGATACTATCGAAGGGAAGTGCACAGTCCATAGCTTCAAGAGCTATACGAAGCTCGACGCCGTTGGAAACGATGACTTCTTCTGTCGTTTCGAATATAATTCCTCCACCGGTGCTTTCAATCCCGATCGCGTCGCCGT TTATTGCAAATGTGAAATGCCTTACAATCCTGATGACCTAATGGTTCAGTGTGAAGATTGCAGTGACTG CAGGTCGTTGAAGAATTGGAACTGGTATTATTTTAGCTGCCACTTTCAATTGGAGCAAAAATGGTTAAAGAAGTTCTAA
- the LOC121212178 gene encoding uncharacterized protein: MGSSSAPSHYSATEPPLAPPGSKTDDEEHRLFSPCFAAYPRVGFPTRGTIRPTLRPDSADGKGDLRRQSYAVVPGGQLGNGGKQVNGGAGEEARSRCGTTGG; encoded by the exons atgggatCCTCCTCAGCCCCCTCCCACTATTCGGCCACGGAGCCACCGCTTGCGCCGCCGGGATCAAAGACCGACGACGAAGAACATAGGCTTTTCAGCCCTTGTTTCGCGGCGTACCCGAGAGTCGGGTTTCCAACCCGAGGGACCATTAGACCCACCTTAAGGCCCGATTCCGCCGACGGCAAAGGAGATCTCCGTCGACAGAGCTACGCGGTGGTTCCAG GTGGGCAGTTGGGCAATGGCGGAAAGCAGGTGAACGGCGGAGCAGGTGAGGAGGCCAGGAGCAGGTGCGGCACAAcagggggctag
- the LOC107913544 gene encoding RNA-binding protein 28, protein MGKNKRSDKRPESDHSPATVFVTNLPYSFTNSQLEETFSDVGPIRRCFMVTKKGSTEHRGIAFVQFAVAEDANGAIELKNGSSVGGRKIGVKHAMHRASLEQRRSKATQDDATTTENDNNCLLTSAVEAHGSDLPKLAKPVQPKKAATLCSDLADKENCSEKQRVARTVIFGGLRNAEMAEDVHRRAKEIGTVCAVTYPLPKEELEEHGLAQDGCKMDASAVLFTSVKLAYTAVAMLHQKEIHGSIVWARQLGGEGSKTQKWKLIIRNLSFKAKLSEIKDMFSAAGFVWDVFIPHNSETGLSKGFAFVKLTSKQDAENAIQKFNGKTLCKRPIAVDWAVPKKLYGAGGNTAVTSDDGQLNKKDEESDGSSIDMEDEGGDSDNDSDDGIASNDSNKSEMERTSTAVDFDKEVDIARKVLNNLVTSSSKDSPSLQDNGVLPKSEDNTNVDETINVQNKLPVESAIGSDVIKPEKSGTNKQIDSEEELQRTVFISNLPFDIDNKEVKERFSGFGEVQSFIPVLHPVTKRPRGTGFLKFKTIDAATAAVSAANASSGLGFFLKGRQIKVLKALDRKSAHDKELEKAKAEEHDLRNLYLAKEGLIVEGTPAAKDVSASDMEKRQMLHEKKMTKLQSPNFHVSKTRLVIYNLPKSMTENELKQLCIDAVTSRATKQKPVIRQIKFLKTVKKGKIVVKNQSRGVAFVEFTEHQHALVALRVLNNNPETFGSEHRPIVEFAVDNVQTLKLRKAKLQAQQQDASDNLNDALQNAKAHPFDDHTNKSRKRKSRDDQRETKHSELKKAEMENVVATEEGQASKKPKHKPTGEKRKPSSKENFEGSNQKLKGSRHKPKDRKGGLKPAIGSSDKVETNVNETSKLKLKEVKAVSHRKERTRQEKAKPEERETNLKRTRPKRNKDPSGRDVGDKLDMLIEQYRSKFSQPRSGTPDAEKQGSKKLRRWFQA, encoded by the exons ATGGGGAAAAACAAGAGATCCGATAAGAGACCCGAATCCGACCACTCACCTGCCACCGTCTTCGTCACCAACTTGCCTTACTCTTTTACGAACTCTCAG CTTGAAGAAACATTTAGCGATGTTGGTCCAATCAGGCGTTGCTTTATGGTTACGAAAAAGG GGTCAACTGAGCATCGTGGTATTGCCTTCGTACAATT TGCTGTTGCCGAAGATGCTAACGGTGCAATAGAGTTGAAGAATGGTTCTTCAGTTGGAGGTCGGAAAATTGGAGTTAAACATGCAATGCACCGCGCTTCATTGGAGCAACGACGATCAAAGGCAACCCAAG ATGATGCAACAACGACAGAGAATGACAACAATTGTCTTCTTACTTCGGCTGTAGAAGCACATGGTTCAGACCTGCCAAAATTAG CAAAACCTGTGCAACCTAAAAAAGCAGCAACACTTTGTTCCGATCTAGCTGATAAAGAGAATTGTTCAGAGAAGCAGAG GGTTGCTAGGACTGTTATATTTGGTGGTCTTCGTAATGCTGAGATGGCAGAAGATGTTCACCGACGTGCAAAGGAGATTGGCACTGTCTGTGCTGTAACTTATCCTCTTCCAAAAGAAGAGCTTGAAGAACATG GTCTTGCACAAGATGGATGCAAAATGGATGCTTCAGCTGTACTTTTCACAAGTGTCAAATTGGCTTATACCGCTGTGGCAATGTTACACCAAAAAGAGATACATGGAAGCATTGTTTGGGCACGCCAGCTAGGTGGCGAG GGCTCTAAGACTCAAAAGTGGAAGCTCATTATACGAAATCTTTCTTTCAAG GCTAAATTAAGTGAGATAAAGGATATGTTTTCAGCAGCAGGGTTTGTTTGGGATGTCTTTATTCCACATAATTCTGAAACAGG gTTATCCAAGGGTTTTGCTTTTGTCAAATTGACATCTAAACAGGATGCAGAAAAT GCCATTCAAAAGTTCAATGGGAAGACCTTATGTAAAAGACCCATAGCTGTTGATTGGGCTGTTCCGAAGAAACTTTATGGTGCTGGTGGTAATACTGCTGTTACTTCGGATGATG GGCAGCTAAATAAAAAAGACGAGGAAAGTGATGGTAGTAGCATTGATATGGAGGATGAAGGTGGGGATAGTGATAATGATAGTGATGATGGTATTGCTTCAAATGATTCAAATAAGTCAGAGATGGAAAGGACTTCGACAGCAGTGGATTTTGATAAGGAAGTAGACATTGCTAGAAAAGTGCTGAATAACTTGGTGACGTCCTCTTCTAAAGATTCTCCTTCCCTTCAAGATAATGGTGTTCTGCCCAAGAGTGAAGACAATACTAATGTAGATGAAACCATCAATGTGCAAAATAAGTTACCCGTTGAATCTGCAATAGGATCAGATGTGATTAAACCTGAAAAATCTGGTACAAATAAACAAATAGATAGTGAAGAGGAATTGCAGAGAACAGTTTTCATAAGCAACCTTCCGTTTGATATCGACAATAAAGAAGTAAAAGAAAGGTTTTCTGGATTTGGGGAAGTGCAATCCTTTATACCAGTCCTTCATCCAGTTACCAA GCGACCGAGAGGAACTGGTTTCCTCAAGTTTAAAACAATAGATGCGGCTACTGCAGCAGTTTCTGCAGCAAATGCTTCTTCTGGCTTGGGTTTTTTTCTCAAAGGTAGACAGATCAAAGTGTTGAAAGCTTTGGATCGGAAATCAGCACATGATAAAGAATTGGAGAAGGCTAAAGCTGAGGAACATGACCTTCGTAACCTTTACTTGGCAAAG GAAGGCCTTATAGTCGAGGGGACTCCAGCTGCTAAAGATGTTTCAGCTAGCGATATGGAAAAACGCCAAAT GTTGCATGAAAAAAAGATGACCAAGCTTCAATCTCCGAATTTTCATGTCTCAAAGACAAGACTTGTAATTTATAATTTGCCAAAGTCCATGACTGAAAACGAATTGAAACAACTTTGTATCGATGCAGTTACCTCGCGAGCTACAAAACAAAAACCTGTGATACGACAG ATTAAGTTCTTGAAAACTGTGAAGAAGGGAAAGATTGTTGTTAAAAATCAGTCACGTGGGGTTGCCTTTGTTGAGTTTACAGAACACCAGCACGCACTTGTTGCCCTAAGGGTTCTTAACAATAACCCAG AAACTTTTGGTTCTGAGCATCGTCCAATAGTGGAGTTTGCTGTCGATAATGTGCAGACATTGAAGCTGCGGAAAGCAAAGTTACAAGCTCAGCAGCAAGATGCTAGTGATAATTTGAACGATGCACTGCAAAATGCTAAAGCACATCCATTTGACGATCACACTAACAAATCCAGAAAACGGAAATCTAGAGATGACCAAAGGGAAACGAAACATTCAGAGTTGAAAAAGGCTGAGATGGAAAACGTGGTTGCCACCGAAGAAGGCCAAGCTAGTAAGAAGCCAAAGCATAAACCAACCGGTGAAAAGAGAAAACCATCTTcgaaagaaaattttgaaggcTCCAATCAGAAGTTGAAAGGATCAAGGCATAAGCCCAAGGATCGTAAAGGTGGCTTAAAACCTGCTATTGGTAGTTCCGATAAGGTTGAAACAAATGTTAATGAGACCAGCAAATTAAAGTTGAAAGAGGTGAAAGCAGTTTCGCACCGAAAAGAGAGGACACGACAAGAAAAGGCAAAGCCGGAGGAAAGAGAGACAAATTTAAAAAGGACAAGGCCGAAAAGGAATAAAGATCCATCAGGCCGAGACGTGGGAGACAAACTTGATATGCTAATTGAACAATACAGATCTAAGTTCTCACAGCCGAGATCCGGAACACCCGACGCGGAAAAGCAAGGTTCTAAGAAGCTTAGAAGGTGGTTTCAAGCTTAA
- the LOC107911162 gene encoding G-type lectin S-receptor-like serine/threonine-protein kinase SD2-5 — protein sequence MLGMPTRFSYEELKNITKNFSNKLGEGGFGSVFHGILPLGSGVAVKHQFNFGAVNKSFMAEVQTIGSIHHFNLVSLVGFCAESSNRLLVYEYMANGSLDRWIFNQNRDLALDWQIRRKIILDIAKGLAYLHEECNQKIIHLDIKPQNIVLDENFNAKISDFGLSKLIGKDQSRVITTMRGTPGYMAPEWLSSCITEKVDVYSFGIVVLEILCGRRNVDESQQEEDMHLLGLFKRKQKEGQLMDLVDKCSDDMQSNAAEVVEVMKVAAWCLQTEYARRPSMSTVVKLFEGSVDVTGSLNEDFLNGITLEPVDTFPSIVLPSMLSGLR from the coding sequence ATGTTGGGAATGCCAACTAGATTCTCATATGAAGAGTTGAAGAACATTACCAAGAATTTTAGCAACAAGCTTGGTGAAGGTGGATTTGGTTCTGTTTTTCATGGAATCTTACCTTTGGGTTCTGGTGTTGCAGTGAAGCATCAATTCAACTTTGGTGCCGTTAACAAGTCCTTCATGGCTGAAGTTCAGACAATTGGAAGCATTCACCattttaatttggtaagtttggtTGGATTTTGTGCTGAAAGTTCTAATAGGCTTTTAGTTTACGAGTACATGGCTAATGGATCGCTAGACCGTTGGATCTTCAATCAAAATCGAGATCTTGCTCTTGATTGGCAAATTAGAAGGAAAATCATTTTAGATATTGCCAAAGGACTAGCCTATCTTCATGAAGAATGCAACCAAAAGATAATTCACTTAGACATCAAACCTCAAAATATCGTTTTAGATGAGAATTTTAATGCCAAAATTTCAGATTTTGGGTTGTCGAAATTAATCGGAAAAGACCAAAGTCGAGTCATAACAACTATGAGGGGAACCCCTGGTTATATGGCTCCTGAATGGTTAAGCTCATGTATAACCGAAAAGGTAGATGTCTATAGCTTTGGTATTGTTGTCCTAGAAATCTTATGTGGACGACGAAACGTTGATGAATCTCAACAGGAAGAAGATATGCATTTATTGGGACTTTTTAAGAGAAAGCAAAAAGAAGGGCAACTCATGGATTTAGTCGATAAGTGTAGCGATGATATGCAGTCAAATGCAGCCGAAGTTGTGGAGGTGATGAAGGTTGCTGCATGGTGCTTGCAAACTGAATATGCGAGGAGGCCTTCTATGTCCACAGTGGTGAAGCTTTTTGAGGGTTCAGTTGATGTTACAGGTAGCCTGAATGAAGATTTTCTAAATGGAATAACTCTTGAACCTGTGGATACCTTTCCTTCAATAGTTTTACCTTCAATGTTATCTGGGCTAAGGTGA